A portion of the Cryptomeria japonica chromosome 5, Sugi_1.0, whole genome shotgun sequence genome contains these proteins:
- the LOC131035780 gene encoding uncharacterized protein LOC131035780 isoform X1, with amino-acid sequence MKTKQLVSSCLFLMVFISACEDCYIRLHSDAFSSLPSFIPTLIVQSTPFDIDSIIRVWFKPRASIVLADLCAHFPRAEDISGMAKFFCFFQQKKAWRFTLNHKGFSLGYDLVYCQNKSRVCLC; translated from the exons ATGAAGACGAAACAATTGGTTTCCTCTTGTTTATTTTTAATGGTGTTTATATCTGCTTGTGAGGACTGTTATATCCGTTTACATTCAGACGCATTCTCctctcttccttcattcataccCACTTTGATTGTGCAATCTACACCATTCGACATTGATTCTATTATCC GTGTTTGGTTCAAACCCCGGGCATCGATTGTTCTTGCAGATCTTTGTGCGCATTTCCCTAGAGCTGAAGATATTTCAG GTATGGCAAAGTTCTTTTGTTTCTTTCAACAAAAGAAGGCTTGGAGATTCACACTGAACCACAAGGGATTTTCACTTGGATATGATTTAGTTTATTGCCAGAACAAGAGTAGAGTTTGTCTTTGTTGA
- the LOC131035780 gene encoding uncharacterized protein LOC131035780 isoform X2, translating into MKTKQLVSSCLFLMVFISACVWFKPRASIVLADLCAHFPRAEDISGMAKFFCFFQQKKAWRFTLNHKGFSLGYDLVYCQNKSRVCLC; encoded by the exons ATGAAGACGAAACAATTGGTTTCCTCTTGTTTATTTTTAATGGTGTTTATATCTGCTT GTGTTTGGTTCAAACCCCGGGCATCGATTGTTCTTGCAGATCTTTGTGCGCATTTCCCTAGAGCTGAAGATATTTCAG GTATGGCAAAGTTCTTTTGTTTCTTTCAACAAAAGAAGGCTTGGAGATTCACACTGAACCACAAGGGATTTTCACTTGGATATGATTTAGTTTATTGCCAGAACAAGAGTAGAGTTTGTCTTTGTTGA